In the genome of Streptomyces racemochromogenes, one region contains:
- a CDS encoding HAD family hydrolase encodes MSRKTNAATNAATNAATSTPTNAGSNAAGAHIVWDWNGTLLHDIDAVIAATNASFAEFGFAPLTLERYRELYVVPVPKFYERLMGRLPTEAEWAVMDEAFHRHYWAAAEDAGLTEGARELLRGWQADGLTQSLLSLAPHEKLVPLVREHGIDVHFLRVDGRVGPSHTSKAGHLVRHMAALEAAGVTARRTVLVGDAVDDATAARHVGAYAVLYTGGSHSRASLESAGVPVVDSLAEAVAMARELAG; translated from the coding sequence ATGAGCAGGAAAACGAACGCCGCGACGAACGCCGCGACGAACGCCGCGACGAGCACCCCGACGAACGCCGGGTCGAACGCCGCTGGAGCCCACATCGTGTGGGACTGGAACGGCACCCTGCTGCACGACATCGACGCCGTCATAGCCGCGACCAACGCCTCCTTCGCCGAGTTCGGCTTCGCCCCGCTCACGCTGGAGCGGTACCGCGAGCTGTACGTCGTGCCGGTGCCGAAGTTCTACGAGCGGCTGATGGGCCGGCTGCCCACGGAGGCCGAGTGGGCCGTGATGGACGAGGCCTTCCACCGCCACTACTGGGCCGCCGCCGAGGACGCGGGGCTCACCGAGGGGGCGCGGGAGCTGCTGCGGGGGTGGCAGGCGGACGGGCTCACCCAGTCCCTGCTGTCCCTCGCGCCCCACGAGAAGCTCGTGCCCCTGGTCCGGGAGCACGGCATCGACGTGCACTTCCTGCGCGTCGACGGCCGCGTCGGGCCCTCGCACACGTCCAAGGCGGGGCACCTCGTACGCCATATGGCCGCACTGGAGGCGGCCGGGGTGACCGCTCGCCGTACGGTCCTGGTGGGTGACGCCGTGGACGACGCGACGGCCGCGCGGCACGTGGGCGCGTACGCCGTTCTGTACACGGGCGGGTCGCACAGCCGCGCCAGCCTGGAGTCCGCCGGGGTCCCGGTCGTGGACAGCCTGGCCGAGGCCGTCGCCATGGCCCGTGAGCTGGCCGGATAG
- a CDS encoding ABC transporter ATP-binding protein → MADTDTRVPTVIADEVHVVYKVHGAGRKGSATAALSRIFSRRPAPGVREVHAVKGVSFTAYKGEAIGLIGSNGSGKSTLLKAIAGLQPVARGAVYSHGQPSLLGVNAALMNDLTGERNVVLGGLAMGMTKQQVRERYQDIVDFSGINEKGDFISLPMRTYSSGMGARLRFSIAAAKDHDVLMIDEALATGDAAFQRRSQARIEELRAQAGTVFLVSHSIGTVRETCDRAIWLESGVLRMDGPSQQVCDAYEAASSSPAGV, encoded by the coding sequence GTGGCTGACACCGACACCCGTGTCCCGACCGTCATCGCGGACGAGGTCCACGTCGTCTACAAGGTCCACGGCGCAGGCCGCAAGGGCAGCGCCACCGCCGCCCTCAGCCGGATCTTCTCCCGTCGGCCCGCCCCCGGCGTCCGCGAGGTCCACGCCGTCAAGGGCGTCAGCTTCACCGCGTACAAGGGCGAGGCGATCGGCCTGATCGGCTCCAACGGCTCGGGCAAGTCCACCCTCCTCAAGGCCATCGCCGGCCTCCAGCCGGTGGCCCGCGGCGCGGTCTACTCGCACGGCCAGCCGTCCCTCCTCGGAGTGAACGCGGCCCTGATGAACGACCTCACCGGCGAGCGGAACGTCGTCCTCGGCGGGCTCGCGATGGGCATGACCAAACAGCAGGTCCGCGAGCGCTACCAGGACATCGTCGACTTCTCCGGCATCAACGAGAAGGGCGACTTCATCTCCCTGCCCATGCGCACGTACTCCTCCGGGATGGGCGCCCGGCTGCGGTTCTCGATCGCGGCCGCCAAGGACCACGACGTCCTGATGATCGACGAGGCCCTCGCCACCGGCGACGCCGCCTTCCAGCGCCGCAGCCAGGCCCGCATCGAGGAACTCCGCGCCCAGGCCGGCACCGTCTTCCTCGTCAGCCACTCCATCGGCACGGTCCGCGAGACCTGCGACCGCGCGATCTGGCTGGAGTCGGGCGTCCTCCGCATGGACGGCCCCTCACAACAGGTCTGCGACGCGTACGAGGCCGCCAGTTCCAGCCCCGCCGGCGTTTGA
- a CDS encoding TetR/AcrR family transcriptional regulator has product MTKDSAAAPAAARRAPAGAAVLREDVTEAIRAAVVEELAAVGFARMSIEGIARRAGVGKTAVYRRWKSKLHLVLDLIGAVAADGIPVPATGSLYGDVRALLEVMSHVLRHPVASAVIPDLLVEAARNPEIADAVRGALVEGQRRLAEGIVSEAVARGELPAGADPDHALDLVIGPLYWRQVVVRDAVPAAYLDGLARSVVAGLRVG; this is encoded by the coding sequence ATGACCAAGGACTCCGCCGCCGCACCCGCCGCCGCCCGCCGCGCTCCCGCCGGCGCCGCCGTCCTGCGCGAGGACGTCACCGAGGCGATCCGGGCGGCCGTGGTGGAGGAACTCGCGGCGGTGGGCTTCGCCCGGATGTCGATCGAGGGCATCGCGCGGCGCGCCGGGGTCGGCAAGACCGCCGTGTACCGGCGCTGGAAGTCGAAGCTGCACCTGGTGCTCGACCTGATCGGCGCCGTCGCCGCGGACGGCATTCCCGTGCCGGCGACCGGGTCCCTCTACGGGGACGTACGCGCCCTGCTGGAGGTCATGTCACACGTACTGCGCCACCCCGTGGCCTCGGCGGTGATCCCCGACCTGCTGGTCGAGGCCGCCAGGAACCCGGAGATCGCGGACGCGGTGCGGGGGGCGCTGGTGGAGGGGCAGCGGCGGCTCGCCGAGGGCATCGTCTCCGAGGCCGTCGCCCGGGGGGAGCTCCCGGCCGGCGCGGACCCCGACCACGCCCTGGACCTGGTGATCGGCCCGCTGTACTGGCGCCAGGTCGTGGTGCGGGACGCCGTGCCGGCCGCGTACCTGGACGGCCTGGCCCGCTCGGTGGTGGCGGGCCTGCGGGTCGGCTAG
- a CDS encoding NAD-glutamate dehydrogenase — protein MQTKLDEAKAELLARAARVAENSPAGGLLPTGSEHGERPDPGTTLSYLQRYYLHTAPEDLADRDPVDVFGAALSHYRLAETRPQGTASVRVHTPTVEENGWTSSHSVVEVVTDDMPFLVDSVTNELSRQGRGIHVVIHPQVVVRRDVTGKLIEILGPDCDAHGPKTARPHDSLVESWIHVEIDRETDKADLKQITGDLLRVLSDVREAVEDWEKMRDAALRIAEELPNEPTAPDLREYELEEARELLRWLSDDHFTFLGYREYNLVDGDALSAVPGTGLGILRSDPVHRGQEDAHPVSPSFNRLPADARAKAREHRLLVLTKANSRATVHRPSYLDYVGVKKFDADGNVVGERRFLGLFSSAAYTESVRRVPVIRRKVAEVLEGAGFSPSSHDGRDLLQILETYPRDELFQTPVDKLREIATSVLYLQERRRLRLYLRQDEYGRYYSALVYLPRDRFTTGVRLRLMDILREELGGTSVDFTAWNTESILSRIHFVVRVPQGTELPLLTDADVERVETRLVEAARSWADGFGEALTAELGEERAAELSRKYGTSFPEGYKADHSPRAAVADLCHLEKLSASDRPFALSLYEPVGAGPGERRFKIYREGEQVSLSAVLPVLQRLGVEVTDERPYELRRSDRVSAWIYDFGLRMPTSPGNGDAYLGDDARERFQEAFAAVWTGEAENDNFNTLVLGAGLTWRQAVVLRAYAKYMRQAGSTFSQDYMEDTLRNNVHTTRLLVSLFEARMSPGRQAAGTELIDAMMEELDGALDQVASLDEDRILRSFLTLIKATLRTNFFQLDEAGEQHSYVSMKFDPQAIPDLPAPRPAFEIWVYSPRVEGVHLRFGKVARGGLRWSDRREDFRTEVLGLVKAQMVKNTVIVPVGAKGGFVAKNLPDPSVDRDAWLAEGIASYKIFISALLDITDNMVGGEVVPPKGVVRHDEDDTYLVVAADKGTATFSDIANGVAESYGFWLGDAFASGGSAGYDHKGMGITARGAWESVKRHFRELGHDTQTQDFTVVGVGDMSGDVFGNGMLLSEHIRLVAAFDHRHIFIDPTPDAATSYAERRRLFELPRSSWADYDTALLSAGGGVHPRSAKSIPVNAQMRAALGIEAGVTKMTPAELMQAILQAPVDLLWNGGIGTYVKATAETHADVGDKANDAIRVNGSDVRAKVVGEGGNLGLTQLGRIEFARTGAGGEGGKVNTDAIDNSAGVDTSDHEVNIKILLNAVVADGDMTVKQRNKLLAEMTDEVGSLVLRNNYAQNTALANASAQAPSLLHAQQRFMRRLGRDGLLDRQLEFLPNDRQIRELLNTGKGLTQPELAVLFAYTKITVADELIHTELPDDPYLRRLLHAYFPGALRAKFPEQIDAHALRREIITTLLVNDTVNTGGSTFLHRLREETGASTEEIVRAQLAAREIFGLAEVWDAVEALDNKVPADVQTRVRLHSRRLVERATRWLLNNRPQPLQITETIELFGARVSEVWSELPKLVRGADLEWYQSILDELTGEGVPEELAAKVAGFSSAFPTLDVVAIADRTGVDPLSVAEVYYDLADRLDITQLMDRIIELPRSDRWQSMARASIREDLFAAHAALTADVLSVGNGSSTPEERFKAWEEKNAAIIGRARTTLDEIRGSDDFDLANLSVAMRTMRSLLRSHA, from the coding sequence ATGCAGACCAAGCTGGACGAAGCAAAGGCCGAGCTGCTCGCGCGGGCGGCACGGGTAGCTGAGAACAGCCCGGCCGGGGGGCTACTTCCGACTGGGTCCGAGCACGGCGAGCGCCCCGACCCGGGCACGACGCTCTCCTACCTCCAGCGCTACTACCTGCACACCGCCCCCGAGGACCTCGCCGACCGGGACCCGGTCGACGTGTTCGGCGCGGCGCTCTCCCACTACCGGCTCGCCGAGACCCGTCCGCAGGGCACCGCGAGCGTCCGGGTCCACACCCCCACGGTCGAGGAGAACGGCTGGACCTCCAGCCACTCGGTCGTCGAGGTCGTCACGGACGACATGCCGTTCCTCGTGGACTCCGTGACGAACGAGCTGTCCCGCCAGGGCCGCGGCATCCACGTCGTGATCCACCCGCAGGTCGTCGTGCGTCGTGACGTCACCGGCAAGCTCATCGAGATCCTCGGCCCCGACTGCGACGCCCACGGTCCCAAGACCGCGCGCCCCCACGACTCCCTCGTCGAGTCCTGGATCCACGTCGAGATCGACCGCGAGACCGACAAGGCCGACCTCAAGCAGATCACCGGAGACCTGCTGCGCGTCCTGTCCGACGTCCGCGAGGCCGTCGAGGACTGGGAGAAGATGCGCGACGCCGCGCTGCGCATCGCCGAAGAGCTGCCGAACGAGCCCACCGCCCCGGACCTGCGCGAGTACGAGCTCGAAGAGGCCCGTGAGCTGCTGCGCTGGCTGTCGGACGACCACTTCACCTTCCTCGGCTACCGCGAGTACAACCTCGTCGACGGCGACGCCCTCTCCGCCGTGCCCGGCACCGGTCTGGGCATCCTGCGCTCCGACCCGGTCCACCGCGGCCAGGAGGACGCGCACCCCGTCTCGCCGTCCTTCAACCGGCTGCCCGCCGACGCCCGAGCCAAGGCCCGCGAGCACCGCCTGCTGGTGCTGACCAAGGCCAACAGCCGCGCCACCGTGCACCGTCCCTCGTACCTCGACTACGTGGGCGTGAAGAAGTTCGACGCCGACGGCAACGTCGTGGGCGAGCGCCGCTTCCTCGGCCTGTTCTCCTCCGCCGCGTACACCGAGTCGGTGCGCCGCGTCCCGGTGATCCGCCGCAAGGTGGCCGAGGTCCTCGAGGGCGCCGGCTTCTCGCCGTCCAGCCACGACGGCCGCGACCTGCTCCAGATCCTGGAGACCTACCCGCGCGACGAGCTGTTCCAGACCCCGGTCGACAAGCTCCGCGAGATCGCCACGTCCGTGCTGTACCTCCAGGAGCGCCGTCGGCTGCGGCTGTACCTGCGCCAGGACGAGTACGGCCGCTACTACTCGGCGCTCGTCTACCTGCCGCGCGACCGGTTCACCACCGGTGTCCGGCTGCGGCTGATGGACATCCTGAGGGAGGAGCTCGGCGGCACCAGCGTCGACTTCACCGCCTGGAACACCGAGTCGATCCTCTCCCGCATCCACTTCGTCGTCCGCGTCCCGCAGGGCACCGAGCTGCCCCTGCTGACCGACGCCGACGTCGAGCGCGTCGAGACCCGCCTGGTCGAGGCGGCCCGCTCCTGGGCCGACGGCTTCGGCGAGGCGCTGACGGCCGAGCTGGGCGAGGAGCGCGCCGCCGAGCTGAGCCGCAAGTACGGCACCTCCTTCCCCGAGGGCTACAAGGCCGACCACTCGCCGCGCGCGGCCGTGGCCGACCTGTGCCACCTGGAGAAGCTGTCCGCCAGCGACCGCCCCTTCGCGCTGTCGCTGTACGAGCCCGTCGGCGCGGGCCCCGGCGAGCGCCGCTTCAAGATCTACCGCGAGGGCGAGCAGGTCTCCCTCTCCGCGGTCCTGCCGGTCCTGCAGCGCCTGGGCGTCGAGGTCACCGACGAGCGGCCGTACGAGCTGCGCCGCAGCGACCGGGTCAGCGCCTGGATCTACGACTTCGGTCTGCGGATGCCGACGTCCCCGGGCAACGGGGACGCGTACCTCGGCGACGACGCGCGCGAGCGGTTCCAGGAGGCCTTCGCGGCCGTGTGGACCGGCGAGGCCGAGAACGACAACTTCAACACCCTCGTCCTGGGCGCCGGCCTCACCTGGCGCCAGGCCGTCGTGCTGCGCGCGTACGCCAAGTACATGCGCCAGGCCGGCTCCACCTTCAGCCAGGACTACATGGAGGACACCCTCCGCAACAACGTCCACACCACGCGGCTGCTGGTCTCGCTCTTCGAGGCGCGGATGTCGCCGGGCCGTCAGGCCGCCGGCACCGAGCTGATCGACGCGATGATGGAGGAGCTGGACGGGGCCCTGGACCAGGTCGCCTCGCTCGACGAGGACCGCATCCTGCGCTCCTTCCTGACGCTGATCAAGGCGACGCTGCGGACGAACTTCTTCCAGCTGGACGAGGCGGGCGAGCAGCACTCGTACGTGTCGATGAAGTTCGACCCGCAGGCCATCCCGGACCTGCCGGCCCCGCGCCCCGCGTTCGAGATCTGGGTGTACTCCCCGCGCGTCGAGGGCGTCCACCTGCGCTTCGGCAAGGTCGCCCGAGGCGGTCTGCGCTGGTCCGACCGGCGCGAGGACTTCCGTACGGAGGTGCTCGGCCTGGTCAAGGCGCAGATGGTCAAGAACACGGTGATCGTGCCGGTCGGCGCCAAGGGCGGCTTCGTCGCGAAGAACCTGCCGGACCCGTCGGTGGACCGCGACGCGTGGCTCGCCGAGGGCATCGCCTCGTACAAGATCTTCATCTCGGCGCTGCTCGACATCACCGACAACATGGTCGGCGGGGAGGTCGTGCCGCCGAAGGGCGTGGTCCGCCACGACGAGGACGACACCTACCTCGTCGTCGCCGCCGACAAGGGCACCGCGACCTTCTCCGACATCGCCAACGGCGTCGCGGAGTCGTACGGCTTCTGGCTGGGCGACGCCTTCGCGTCGGGCGGCTCGGCCGGCTACGACCACAAGGGCATGGGCATCACCGCCCGCGGCGCCTGGGAGTCCGTCAAGCGGCACTTCCGCGAGCTGGGCCACGACACCCAGACCCAGGACTTCACGGTCGTCGGCGTCGGCGACATGTCCGGCGACGTCTTCGGCAACGGCATGCTGCTCTCCGAGCACATCCGCCTGGTCGCCGCCTTCGACCACCGGCACATCTTCATCGACCCGACCCCGGACGCGGCGACCTCGTACGCCGAGCGCCGGCGCCTGTTCGAGCTGCCGCGTTCCTCGTGGGCGGACTACGACACCGCGCTGCTGTCGGCGGGCGGCGGGGTCCACCCGCGCAGCGCCAAGTCCATCCCGGTGAACGCGCAGATGCGGGCCGCCCTCGGCATCGAGGCGGGCGTCACCAAGATGACCCCGGCCGAGCTGATGCAGGCCATCCTGCAGGCTCCGGTGGACCTGCTGTGGAACGGCGGCATCGGCACGTACGTCAAGGCGACCGCCGAGACGCACGCCGACGTCGGCGACAAGGCCAACGACGCGATCCGCGTCAACGGCTCCGACGTACGCGCCAAGGTGGTCGGCGAGGGCGGCAACCTGGGTCTGACCCAGCTGGGCCGCATCGAGTTCGCCCGCACCGGCGCCGGCGGCGAGGGCGGCAAGGTCAACACCGACGCCATCGACAACAGCGCGGGCGTGGACACCTCCGACCACGAGGTGAACATCAAGATCCTGCTGAACGCGGTGGTCGCGGACGGCGACATGACCGTCAAGCAGCGCAACAAGCTGCTCGCCGAGATGACCGACGAGGTCGGCTCGCTGGTGCTGCGCAACAACTACGCGCAGAACACGGCCCTGGCCAACGCCTCCGCGCAGGCCCCGAGCCTGCTCCACGCCCAGCAGCGCTTCATGCGCCGCCTGGGCCGGGACGGGCTGCTGGACCGCCAGCTGGAGTTCCTGCCCAACGACCGGCAGATCCGCGAGCTGCTCAACACCGGCAAGGGCCTGACCCAGCCGGAGCTGGCGGTCCTCTTCGCCTACACGAAGATCACGGTGGCGGACGAGCTCATCCACACCGAGCTGCCGGACGACCCGTACCTGCGCCGCCTGCTGCACGCGTACTTCCCGGGCGCCCTGCGGGCGAAATTCCCGGAGCAGATCGACGCGCACGCGCTGCGCCGGGAGATCATCACCACCCTGCTGGTCAACGACACCGTCAACACCGGTGGTTCGACCTTCCTGCACCGTCTGCGTGAGGAGACCGGCGCCTCCACGGAGGAGATCGTCCGGGCGCAGCTCGCGGCCCGTGAGATCTTCGGCCTGGCCGAGGTGTGGGACGCGGTCGAGGCGCTGGACAACAAGGTCCCGGCCGACGTCCAGACCCGGGTGCGGCTGCACTCGCGGCGCCTGGTGGAGCGGGCCACGCGCTGGCTGCTGAACAACCGGCCGCAGCCGCTCCAGATCACCGAGACGATCGAGCTGTTCGGGGCCCGGGTGTCGGAGGTCTGGTCGGAGCTGCCGAAGCTGGTGCGCGGTGCGGACCTGGAGTGGTACCAGTCGATCCTGGACGAGCTGACCGGCGAGGGCGTGCCGGAGGAGCTCGCGGCGAAGGTGGCCGGCTTCTCGTCGGCGTTCCCGACGCTGGACGTCGTCGCCATCGCGGACCGGACGGGCGTGGACCCGCTGTCCGTCGCCGAGGTGTACTACGACCTGGCCGACCGTCTGGACATCACGCAGCTGATGGACCGCATCATCGAGCTGCCGCGGTCCGACCGCTGGCAGTCGATGGCCCGCGCGTCGATCCGTGAGGACCTGTTCGCGGCGCACGCCGCGCTGACGGCCGACGTGCTGTCGGTGGGCAACGGCTCTTCCACTCCCGAGGAGCGCTTCAAGGCGTGGGAGGAGAAAAACGCGGCGATCATCGGGCGGGCGCGGACGACCCTGGACGAGATCCGGGGCTCGGACGACTTCGACCTGGCGAACCTGTCGGTGGCGATGCGGACGATGCGGTCGCTGTTGCGGTCCCACGCGTAG
- a CDS encoding ABC transporter permease, translating into MTTVTPAAPAPPSPAELAAAHGLTVSGARPSLPRYVAQLWNRRHFVTAYATARMHATYSTAKLGQVWHLMTPLLNAAVYYFVFGIVMRASHGVPDYVPFLITGVFVWDFIGSSVNAGTRAVHSNLGLVRALHFPRASLPIASVVQLFQQLLVTMAALVVLLLAFGQAPSASWLIAVPALFLMAVFCAGCAMVMARIGSKNPDVSQLMPFVLRTWMYSSGVMWSIDTMLKTDHLPHWVSLMLKTNPAAVYIDLMRFALIDSFKAGSLPHHVWPIAIGWALLAGVGGFVYFWKAEEEYGRG; encoded by the coding sequence GTGACCACCGTGACCCCAGCGGCGCCCGCGCCGCCCTCCCCCGCGGAGCTGGCGGCAGCCCACGGCCTGACCGTCAGCGGCGCCCGCCCCTCCCTCCCCCGCTACGTCGCGCAGCTCTGGAACCGCCGCCACTTCGTGACGGCGTACGCGACCGCCCGGATGCACGCCACGTACAGCACGGCCAAGCTCGGCCAGGTCTGGCACCTGATGACCCCGCTGCTCAACGCGGCCGTCTACTACTTCGTCTTCGGCATCGTCATGCGCGCCAGCCACGGCGTCCCCGACTACGTGCCGTTCCTGATCACCGGCGTCTTCGTCTGGGACTTCATCGGCAGCTCCGTCAACGCCGGCACCCGCGCCGTCCACAGCAACCTCGGCCTGGTCCGCGCCCTGCACTTCCCCCGCGCCAGCCTGCCCATCGCCTCCGTGGTCCAGCTCTTCCAGCAGCTGCTCGTCACCATGGCGGCCCTGGTCGTCCTCCTCCTGGCCTTCGGCCAGGCCCCCTCCGCCTCCTGGCTGATCGCGGTCCCGGCGCTCTTCCTGATGGCCGTCTTCTGCGCCGGCTGCGCGATGGTCATGGCCCGCATCGGCAGCAAGAACCCGGACGTCAGCCAGTTGATGCCGTTCGTCCTGCGCACCTGGATGTACTCGTCCGGCGTGATGTGGTCCATCGACACCATGCTCAAGACGGACCACCTGCCGCACTGGGTCTCGCTGATGCTCAAGACCAACCCGGCGGCCGTCTACATCGACCTGATGCGCTTCGCGCTGATCGACAGCTTCAAGGCGGGCTCGCTCCCGCACCACGTGTGGCCGATCGCCATCGGCTGGGCGCTGCTCGCCGGCGTCGGCGGCTTCGTCTACTTCTGGAAGGCAGAGGAGGAGTACGGCCGTGGCTGA
- a CDS encoding bifunctional glycosyltransferase family 2 protein/CDP-glycerol:glycerophosphate glycerophosphotransferase, which translates to MPAPTHGCAVPRFSVIVPAYKVQAYLQESLDSVLSQSYPDLELIAVDDASPDACGSIIDEYAARDPRVTAVHLAHNLGPGPARNAGLARACGDYLLFLDGDDVLTPGALQAVTDRLKATGSPDVLVYDHARTSWTGETVRDRSAHRLSEEGPASFRLADRPGLLGMPMAAGNKAYRREYVEREGLEFPPGFYADTPWTYPALLAAESVAVLDRVCVHYRRRRTGSVTTTLSRRHLDVFDQYDRVFGHLAARPELDRWRPAVHRRMAEHFCAVYADPRRLPRAARAEFFARASALLRRHRVPGGPGSLPLSLSRADRLRHTLMRLGARRAYGLASAVRAASLAAGRAGSALGRGLRESALRLHYRVQRLLPLRPELAVFTAYWHGGYACNPAAIEAKLRELAPRMRTAWICDPRYAATLPPETTPLRPGSAAYWSALARAGYLTTNVNFDRALVKRPGQILLQTQHGTPLKRVGLDLQDRPAATPTTDFEGLLRGADQWDYLLSSNRHSTLVWERAVPASYTTLEYGYPRNDPFHRAGQEEVLALRERLGIAPGTTAILYAPTHRDYRRSRPEHLDFERVLRDLGPRFTILARTHLTYAGTESARDPHPRLLDVSAHPSVEELCLASDALVTDYSSLMFDYASLDRPIVIHADDWEAYEAARGTYFDLRACPPGAIARTEDELVDIFATGHWQGSRSAQLRTAFRSRFCSYDDGHAAERVVRRVFLGQSTPLPAITPLEDRRPAPPASAPDLTPLATGLWP; encoded by the coding sequence ATGCCCGCGCCGACCCATGGATGTGCCGTGCCCCGGTTCAGCGTCATCGTGCCCGCGTACAAGGTTCAGGCGTACCTCCAGGAGAGCCTGGACTCGGTCCTGTCCCAGTCGTACCCGGATCTGGAACTGATCGCGGTCGACGACGCCTCCCCGGACGCCTGCGGTTCGATCATCGACGAGTACGCGGCCCGCGACCCCCGGGTCACCGCGGTGCACCTGGCGCACAACCTGGGCCCGGGCCCGGCCCGCAACGCGGGTCTGGCCCGGGCCTGCGGCGACTACCTGCTCTTCCTCGACGGCGACGACGTCCTCACCCCCGGCGCCCTCCAGGCGGTCACCGACCGGCTCAAGGCCACCGGCTCCCCCGACGTCCTGGTCTACGACCACGCCCGCACCTCCTGGACCGGCGAGACCGTCCGCGACCGGTCCGCGCACCGGCTGTCCGAGGAGGGCCCGGCCAGCTTCCGGCTCGCCGACCGCCCGGGCCTGCTCGGCATGCCGATGGCGGCGGGGAACAAGGCGTACCGGCGCGAGTACGTGGAGCGCGAGGGCCTGGAGTTCCCGCCCGGCTTCTACGCGGACACCCCCTGGACCTACCCGGCGCTGCTGGCCGCCGAGTCCGTGGCCGTCCTCGACCGGGTCTGCGTCCACTACCGCCGGCGCCGCACCGGCTCGGTCACCACCACCCTCAGCCGGCGCCACCTCGACGTCTTCGACCAGTACGACCGGGTCTTCGGCCACCTCGCCGCCCGTCCCGAGCTGGACCGCTGGCGCCCGGCCGTGCACCGGCGGATGGCCGAGCACTTCTGCGCCGTGTACGCGGACCCGCGCCGCCTCCCGCGCGCCGCCCGCGCCGAGTTCTTCGCACGGGCCTCGGCCCTGCTGCGCCGCCACCGCGTCCCGGGCGGCCCCGGGTCCCTGCCGCTGTCGCTGTCCCGCGCCGACCGGCTCCGCCACACCCTGATGCGTCTCGGCGCCCGGCGCGCCTACGGGCTGGCCTCGGCCGTCCGCGCCGCCTCCCTGGCCGCGGGCCGCGCCGGGTCCGCGCTGGGGCGGGGGCTGCGCGAGAGCGCCCTGCGCCTGCACTACCGCGTGCAGCGGCTGCTGCCGCTGCGGCCCGAGCTGGCGGTGTTCACCGCGTACTGGCACGGCGGCTACGCCTGCAACCCGGCGGCGATCGAGGCGAAGCTGCGGGAGCTGGCCCCGCGCATGCGCACGGCGTGGATCTGCGACCCCCGGTACGCGGCCACCCTGCCGCCCGAGACCACCCCGCTGCGGCCGGGCTCGGCCGCGTACTGGAGCGCCCTGGCCCGGGCCGGGTACCTGACGACGAACGTGAACTTCGACCGCGCCCTGGTCAAGCGGCCCGGCCAGATCCTGCTCCAGACGCAGCACGGCACCCCGCTCAAGCGGGTCGGCCTCGACCTCCAGGACCGTCCGGCGGCCACCCCGACCACGGACTTCGAGGGGCTGCTGCGCGGCGCCGACCAGTGGGACTACCTGCTGTCCTCCAACCGTCACTCCACCCTGGTGTGGGAGCGGGCCGTCCCGGCCTCCTACACCACCCTGGAGTACGGCTACCCCCGCAACGACCCCTTCCACCGGGCCGGGCAGGAGGAGGTCCTGGCCCTGCGCGAGCGGCTGGGCATCGCCCCGGGCACCACCGCGATCCTGTACGCCCCGACCCACCGCGACTACCGGCGCAGCCGGCCCGAGCACCTGGACTTCGAGCGGGTCCTGCGGGACCTGGGCCCGCGCTTCACGATCCTCGCCCGCACGCACCTGACGTACGCGGGCACGGAGTCCGCCCGGGACCCGCACCCGAGGCTGCTGGACGTCTCCGCCCACCCGTCGGTGGAGGAGCTGTGCCTCGCCTCGGACGCGCTGGTCACGGACTACTCGTCCCTGATGTTCGACTACGCGTCCCTGGACCGGCCGATCGTGATCCACGCGGACGACTGGGAGGCGTACGAGGCCGCCCGCGGCACCTACTTCGACCTGCGCGCCTGTCCGCCGGGGGCGATCGCCCGCACGGAGGACGAGCTGGTGGACATCTTCGCCACCGGCCACTGGCAGGGCTCCCGCTCGGCCCAGCTGCGCACCGCGTTCCGCTCGCGCTTCTGCTCGTACGACGACGGCCACGCGGCCGAGCGCGTGGTCCGCCGCGTCTTCCTCGGCCAGTCCACCCCGCTCCCGGCGATCACCCCCCTGGAGGACCGCCGCCCCGCTCCCCCGGCCTCGGCTCCGGACCTGACGCCCCTCGCCACCGGCCTCTGGCCGTAG